One window of the Corvus moneduloides isolate bCorMon1 chromosome 10, bCorMon1.pri, whole genome shotgun sequence genome contains the following:
- the TRPC1 gene encoding short transient receptor potential channel 1 isoform X2: MAALYQSADPSASASPNKLLALKDVRQVKEETTLDEKLFLLACDKGDYYMVKKLLEENSSGGMNINCVDVLGRNAVTITIENENLDILQLLLDYGCQSSDALLVAIDSEVVGAVDILLNHRPKRSSRPTIVKLMERIQNPEYSTTMDVAPVILAAHRNNYEILTMLLKQDISLPKPHAVGCECTLCTAKNKKDSLRHSRFRLDIYRCLASPALIMLTEEDPILRAFELSADLKELSLVEVEFRNDYEELAQQCKTFAKDLLAQARNSRELEVILNHTSSDEHVDKRGLLEERMNLSRLKLAIKYNQKEFVAQSNCQQFLNTVWFGQMAGYRRKHTCKKILTVLMVGIFWPVLSLCYLLAPKSRNKKNTMGPALERIDYLLIIWLIGMVWSDVKRLWYDGLEDFLEESRNQLSFVMNSLYLATFALKVVAHNKFHDYAERKDWDAFHPTLVAEGLFAFANVLSYLRLFFMYTTSSILGPLQISMGQMLQDFGKFLGMFLLVLFSFTIGLTQLYDKGFTVNEEKDCAGIFCEQQSNDTFHSFIGTCFALFWYIFSLAHVAIFVTRFSYGEELQSFVGAVIVGTYNVVVVIVLTKLLVAMLHKSFQLIANHEDKEWKFARAKLWLSYFDDKCTLPPPFNIIPSPKTICYLFNSLSKWICSHTSSGKVKRQNSLKEWRNLKQKRDENYQKVMCCLVHRYLTSMRQKMQSTDQATVENLNELRQDLSKFRNEMRDLLGFRTSKYAMFYPRN, from the exons ATGGCTGCCCTGTACCAGAGCGCGGACCCGTCCGCCTCGGCCTCACCCAACAAGCTGCTGGCGCTGAAGGATGTGCGGCAGGTGAAGGAGGAGACCACGCTGGACGAGAAGCTTTTCCTACTGGCCTGCGACAAAG GTGACTATTACATGGTTAAGAAACTCTTAGAGGAAAACAGCTCAGGTGGAATGAACATAAATTGTGTGGATGTGCTTGGACGAAATGCTGTTACCATAAccattgaaaatgaaaacttggaCATACTACAGCTGCTTTTGGATTATGGCTGCCAG tcCTCGGATGCACTTTTGGTGGCTATTGACTCAGAAGTGGTGGGAGCTGTTGACATTCTACTTAATCACCGACCAAAACGATCCTCCAGACCAACCATTGTG AAATTAATGGAACGCATTCAGAACCCAGAGTACTCAACAACCATGGATGTGGCACCAGTAATTTTAGCTGCTCATCGTAACAACTATGAAATTCTCACCATGCTGTTGAAGCAAGACATATCATTACCCAAACCTCATGCtgtgggctgtgagtgcacactGTGCACTGCCAAGAACAAAAAAGATAGTCTGCGACATTCCAG GTTTCGTCTGGACATTTATCGGTGTTTGGCCAGTCCTGCCTTAATAATGTTAACAGAGGAGGATCCAATCCTACGAGCTTTTGAACTCAGTGCAGACTTGAAAGAACTAAGCCTTGTTGAGGTTGAATTCAG AAATGATTATGAGGAGCTCGCTCAACAGTGCAAAACCTTTGCTAAAGATTTACTTGCACAGGCGCGGAATTCCCGGGAGCTGGAAGTGATTCTGAATCACACCTCCAGTGATGAACATGTAGACAAGCGAGGATTGTTGGAAGAGAGGATGAACTTAAGCCGTTTAAAACTTGCAATCAAGTATAATCAAAAGGAG TTTGTTGCCCAGTCCAACTGCCAGCAGTTTCTCAACACGGTGTGGTTTGGACAGATGGCCGGCTATCGGCGCAAGCACACCTGCAAGAAGATCCTGACTGTTCTGATGGTTGGCATTTTCTGGCCAGTTTTGTCCCTGTGTTACTTGTTAGCCCCTAAATCTCGA AATAAGAAGAATACCATGGGACCAGCCCTGGAGAGAATTGACTATCTTCTGATAATATGGCTTATTG GAATGGTGTGGTCAGATGTCAAGAGGCTCTGGTACGATGGTTTAGAAGATTTTTTAGAAGAGTCCCGCAATCAGCTTAGTTTTGTCATGAATTCCTTGTATTTGGCAACTTTTGCCCTCAAAGTTGTTGCCCATAACAAG TTTCATGATTATGCTGAAAGGAAGGACTGGGATGCATTCCATCCTACCCTAGTGGCAGAAGGTCTTTTTGCCTTTGCAAATGTTCTTAGTTACCTGCGTCTCTTCTTCATGTACACAACCAGCTCCATTCTGGGACCACTCCAG ATTTCAATGGGGCAGATGCTACAAGATTTTGGAAAATTTCTGGGCATGTTTCTTCTTGTCTTGTTCTCATTCACAATTGGATTGACACAACTTTATGATAAAGGATTTActgtaaatgaagaaaaagactGTGCGGGCATTTTCTGTGAACAACAGAGCAATGACACATTCCATTC GTTTATTGGTACATGTTTTGCTCTCTTTTGGTATATATTCTCCCTGGCACATGTTGCAATCTTTGTGACACGTTTTAGCTACGGTGAAGAATTACAGTCTTTTGTGGGTGCTGTTATTGTTGGGACCTACAATGTGGTGGTTGTGATAGTATTAACTAAACTCCTTGTGGCAATGCTTCACAAAAGTTTTCAGCTGATAGCA AATCATGAAGATAAGGAGTGGAAGTTTGCTCGTGCCAAGCTTTGGCTTAGCTACTTTGATGATAAATGCACACTCCCTCCACCTTTCAACATTATACCCTCTCCCAAGACTATCTGTTACCTTTTCAACAGTCTCAGTAAATGGATCTGCTCTCATACATCAAGTGGCAAAGTGAAACGTCAGAACAGCCTAAAG GAATGGAGAAAtctgaaacagaagagagaTGAGAATTACCAGAAGGTGATGTGTTGCTTAGTCCACCGTTACTTGACTTCCATGAGACAGAAGATGCAAAGTACAGATCAGGCCACTGTGGAAAACCTCAATGAACTGCGGCAGGACTTGTCAAAATTCCGGAATGAAATGAGAGACCTGCTTGGCTTTCGGACTTCTAAATATGCTATGTTTTATCCAAGAAACTAA
- the TRPC1 gene encoding short transient receptor potential channel 1 isoform X1, with translation MAALYQSADPSASASPNKLLALKDVRQVKEETTLDEKLFLLACDKGDYYMVKKLLEENSSGGMNINCVDVLGRNAVTITIENENLDILQLLLDYGCQSSDALLVAIDSEVVGAVDILLNHRPKRSSRPTIVKLMERIQNPEYSTTMDVAPVILAAHRNNYEILTMLLKQDISLPKPHAVGCECTLCTAKNKKDSLRHSRFRLDIYRCLASPALIMLTEEDPILRAFELSADLKELSLVEVEFRNDYEELAQQCKTFAKDLLAQARNSRELEVILNHTSSDEHVDKRGLLEERMNLSRLKLAIKYNQKEFVAQSNCQQFLNTVWFGQMAGYRRKHTCKKILTVLMVGIFWPVLSLCYLLAPKSRVGRIIHTPFMKFIIHGASYFTFLLLLNLYSLVYNENKKNTMGPALERIDYLLIIWLIGMVWSDVKRLWYDGLEDFLEESRNQLSFVMNSLYLATFALKVVAHNKFHDYAERKDWDAFHPTLVAEGLFAFANVLSYLRLFFMYTTSSILGPLQISMGQMLQDFGKFLGMFLLVLFSFTIGLTQLYDKGFTVNEEKDCAGIFCEQQSNDTFHSFIGTCFALFWYIFSLAHVAIFVTRFSYGEELQSFVGAVIVGTYNVVVVIVLTKLLVAMLHKSFQLIANHEDKEWKFARAKLWLSYFDDKCTLPPPFNIIPSPKTICYLFNSLSKWICSHTSSGKVKRQNSLKEWRNLKQKRDENYQKVMCCLVHRYLTSMRQKMQSTDQATVENLNELRQDLSKFRNEMRDLLGFRTSKYAMFYPRN, from the exons ATGGCTGCCCTGTACCAGAGCGCGGACCCGTCCGCCTCGGCCTCACCCAACAAGCTGCTGGCGCTGAAGGATGTGCGGCAGGTGAAGGAGGAGACCACGCTGGACGAGAAGCTTTTCCTACTGGCCTGCGACAAAG GTGACTATTACATGGTTAAGAAACTCTTAGAGGAAAACAGCTCAGGTGGAATGAACATAAATTGTGTGGATGTGCTTGGACGAAATGCTGTTACCATAAccattgaaaatgaaaacttggaCATACTACAGCTGCTTTTGGATTATGGCTGCCAG tcCTCGGATGCACTTTTGGTGGCTATTGACTCAGAAGTGGTGGGAGCTGTTGACATTCTACTTAATCACCGACCAAAACGATCCTCCAGACCAACCATTGTG AAATTAATGGAACGCATTCAGAACCCAGAGTACTCAACAACCATGGATGTGGCACCAGTAATTTTAGCTGCTCATCGTAACAACTATGAAATTCTCACCATGCTGTTGAAGCAAGACATATCATTACCCAAACCTCATGCtgtgggctgtgagtgcacactGTGCACTGCCAAGAACAAAAAAGATAGTCTGCGACATTCCAG GTTTCGTCTGGACATTTATCGGTGTTTGGCCAGTCCTGCCTTAATAATGTTAACAGAGGAGGATCCAATCCTACGAGCTTTTGAACTCAGTGCAGACTTGAAAGAACTAAGCCTTGTTGAGGTTGAATTCAG AAATGATTATGAGGAGCTCGCTCAACAGTGCAAAACCTTTGCTAAAGATTTACTTGCACAGGCGCGGAATTCCCGGGAGCTGGAAGTGATTCTGAATCACACCTCCAGTGATGAACATGTAGACAAGCGAGGATTGTTGGAAGAGAGGATGAACTTAAGCCGTTTAAAACTTGCAATCAAGTATAATCAAAAGGAG TTTGTTGCCCAGTCCAACTGCCAGCAGTTTCTCAACACGGTGTGGTTTGGACAGATGGCCGGCTATCGGCGCAAGCACACCTGCAAGAAGATCCTGACTGTTCTGATGGTTGGCATTTTCTGGCCAGTTTTGTCCCTGTGTTACTTGTTAGCCCCTAAATCTCGAGTAGGTCGAATAATTCACACTCCTTTTATGAAGTTTATTATTCATGGAGCTTCgtatttcacatttctgttATTACTTAATTTGTATTCCCTTGTCTACAATGAGAATAAGAAGAATACCATGGGACCAGCCCTGGAGAGAATTGACTATCTTCTGATAATATGGCTTATTG GAATGGTGTGGTCAGATGTCAAGAGGCTCTGGTACGATGGTTTAGAAGATTTTTTAGAAGAGTCCCGCAATCAGCTTAGTTTTGTCATGAATTCCTTGTATTTGGCAACTTTTGCCCTCAAAGTTGTTGCCCATAACAAG TTTCATGATTATGCTGAAAGGAAGGACTGGGATGCATTCCATCCTACCCTAGTGGCAGAAGGTCTTTTTGCCTTTGCAAATGTTCTTAGTTACCTGCGTCTCTTCTTCATGTACACAACCAGCTCCATTCTGGGACCACTCCAG ATTTCAATGGGGCAGATGCTACAAGATTTTGGAAAATTTCTGGGCATGTTTCTTCTTGTCTTGTTCTCATTCACAATTGGATTGACACAACTTTATGATAAAGGATTTActgtaaatgaagaaaaagactGTGCGGGCATTTTCTGTGAACAACAGAGCAATGACACATTCCATTC GTTTATTGGTACATGTTTTGCTCTCTTTTGGTATATATTCTCCCTGGCACATGTTGCAATCTTTGTGACACGTTTTAGCTACGGTGAAGAATTACAGTCTTTTGTGGGTGCTGTTATTGTTGGGACCTACAATGTGGTGGTTGTGATAGTATTAACTAAACTCCTTGTGGCAATGCTTCACAAAAGTTTTCAGCTGATAGCA AATCATGAAGATAAGGAGTGGAAGTTTGCTCGTGCCAAGCTTTGGCTTAGCTACTTTGATGATAAATGCACACTCCCTCCACCTTTCAACATTATACCCTCTCCCAAGACTATCTGTTACCTTTTCAACAGTCTCAGTAAATGGATCTGCTCTCATACATCAAGTGGCAAAGTGAAACGTCAGAACAGCCTAAAG GAATGGAGAAAtctgaaacagaagagagaTGAGAATTACCAGAAGGTGATGTGTTGCTTAGTCCACCGTTACTTGACTTCCATGAGACAGAAGATGCAAAGTACAGATCAGGCCACTGTGGAAAACCTCAATGAACTGCGGCAGGACTTGTCAAAATTCCGGAATGAAATGAGAGACCTGCTTGGCTTTCGGACTTCTAAATATGCTATGTTTTATCCAAGAAACTAA
- the TRPC1 gene encoding short transient receptor potential channel 1 isoform X3, which yields MNLEGDYYMVKKLLEENSSGGMNINCVDVLGRNAVTITIENENLDILQLLLDYGCQSSDALLVAIDSEVVGAVDILLNHRPKRSSRPTIVKLMERIQNPEYSTTMDVAPVILAAHRNNYEILTMLLKQDISLPKPHAVGCECTLCTAKNKKDSLRHSRFRLDIYRCLASPALIMLTEEDPILRAFELSADLKELSLVEVEFRNDYEELAQQCKTFAKDLLAQARNSRELEVILNHTSSDEHVDKRGLLEERMNLSRLKLAIKYNQKEFVAQSNCQQFLNTVWFGQMAGYRRKHTCKKILTVLMVGIFWPVLSLCYLLAPKSRVGRIIHTPFMKFIIHGASYFTFLLLLNLYSLVYNENKKNTMGPALERIDYLLIIWLIGMVWSDVKRLWYDGLEDFLEESRNQLSFVMNSLYLATFALKVVAHNKFHDYAERKDWDAFHPTLVAEGLFAFANVLSYLRLFFMYTTSSILGPLQISMGQMLQDFGKFLGMFLLVLFSFTIGLTQLYDKGFTVNEEKDCAGIFCEQQSNDTFHSFIGTCFALFWYIFSLAHVAIFVTRFSYGEELQSFVGAVIVGTYNVVVVIVLTKLLVAMLHKSFQLIANHEDKEWKFARAKLWLSYFDDKCTLPPPFNIIPSPKTICYLFNSLSKWICSHTSSGKVKRQNSLKEWRNLKQKRDENYQKVMCCLVHRYLTSMRQKMQSTDQATVENLNELRQDLSKFRNEMRDLLGFRTSKYAMFYPRN from the exons ATGAATTTGGAAG GTGACTATTACATGGTTAAGAAACTCTTAGAGGAAAACAGCTCAGGTGGAATGAACATAAATTGTGTGGATGTGCTTGGACGAAATGCTGTTACCATAAccattgaaaatgaaaacttggaCATACTACAGCTGCTTTTGGATTATGGCTGCCAG tcCTCGGATGCACTTTTGGTGGCTATTGACTCAGAAGTGGTGGGAGCTGTTGACATTCTACTTAATCACCGACCAAAACGATCCTCCAGACCAACCATTGTG AAATTAATGGAACGCATTCAGAACCCAGAGTACTCAACAACCATGGATGTGGCACCAGTAATTTTAGCTGCTCATCGTAACAACTATGAAATTCTCACCATGCTGTTGAAGCAAGACATATCATTACCCAAACCTCATGCtgtgggctgtgagtgcacactGTGCACTGCCAAGAACAAAAAAGATAGTCTGCGACATTCCAG GTTTCGTCTGGACATTTATCGGTGTTTGGCCAGTCCTGCCTTAATAATGTTAACAGAGGAGGATCCAATCCTACGAGCTTTTGAACTCAGTGCAGACTTGAAAGAACTAAGCCTTGTTGAGGTTGAATTCAG AAATGATTATGAGGAGCTCGCTCAACAGTGCAAAACCTTTGCTAAAGATTTACTTGCACAGGCGCGGAATTCCCGGGAGCTGGAAGTGATTCTGAATCACACCTCCAGTGATGAACATGTAGACAAGCGAGGATTGTTGGAAGAGAGGATGAACTTAAGCCGTTTAAAACTTGCAATCAAGTATAATCAAAAGGAG TTTGTTGCCCAGTCCAACTGCCAGCAGTTTCTCAACACGGTGTGGTTTGGACAGATGGCCGGCTATCGGCGCAAGCACACCTGCAAGAAGATCCTGACTGTTCTGATGGTTGGCATTTTCTGGCCAGTTTTGTCCCTGTGTTACTTGTTAGCCCCTAAATCTCGAGTAGGTCGAATAATTCACACTCCTTTTATGAAGTTTATTATTCATGGAGCTTCgtatttcacatttctgttATTACTTAATTTGTATTCCCTTGTCTACAATGAGAATAAGAAGAATACCATGGGACCAGCCCTGGAGAGAATTGACTATCTTCTGATAATATGGCTTATTG GAATGGTGTGGTCAGATGTCAAGAGGCTCTGGTACGATGGTTTAGAAGATTTTTTAGAAGAGTCCCGCAATCAGCTTAGTTTTGTCATGAATTCCTTGTATTTGGCAACTTTTGCCCTCAAAGTTGTTGCCCATAACAAG TTTCATGATTATGCTGAAAGGAAGGACTGGGATGCATTCCATCCTACCCTAGTGGCAGAAGGTCTTTTTGCCTTTGCAAATGTTCTTAGTTACCTGCGTCTCTTCTTCATGTACACAACCAGCTCCATTCTGGGACCACTCCAG ATTTCAATGGGGCAGATGCTACAAGATTTTGGAAAATTTCTGGGCATGTTTCTTCTTGTCTTGTTCTCATTCACAATTGGATTGACACAACTTTATGATAAAGGATTTActgtaaatgaagaaaaagactGTGCGGGCATTTTCTGTGAACAACAGAGCAATGACACATTCCATTC GTTTATTGGTACATGTTTTGCTCTCTTTTGGTATATATTCTCCCTGGCACATGTTGCAATCTTTGTGACACGTTTTAGCTACGGTGAAGAATTACAGTCTTTTGTGGGTGCTGTTATTGTTGGGACCTACAATGTGGTGGTTGTGATAGTATTAACTAAACTCCTTGTGGCAATGCTTCACAAAAGTTTTCAGCTGATAGCA AATCATGAAGATAAGGAGTGGAAGTTTGCTCGTGCCAAGCTTTGGCTTAGCTACTTTGATGATAAATGCACACTCCCTCCACCTTTCAACATTATACCCTCTCCCAAGACTATCTGTTACCTTTTCAACAGTCTCAGTAAATGGATCTGCTCTCATACATCAAGTGGCAAAGTGAAACGTCAGAACAGCCTAAAG GAATGGAGAAAtctgaaacagaagagagaTGAGAATTACCAGAAGGTGATGTGTTGCTTAGTCCACCGTTACTTGACTTCCATGAGACAGAAGATGCAAAGTACAGATCAGGCCACTGTGGAAAACCTCAATGAACTGCGGCAGGACTTGTCAAAATTCCGGAATGAAATGAGAGACCTGCTTGGCTTTCGGACTTCTAAATATGCTATGTTTTATCCAAGAAACTAA
- the TRPC1 gene encoding short transient receptor potential channel 1 isoform X4 yields MERIQNPEYSTTMDVAPVILAAHRNNYEILTMLLKQDISLPKPHAVGCECTLCTAKNKKDSLRHSRFRLDIYRCLASPALIMLTEEDPILRAFELSADLKELSLVEVEFRNDYEELAQQCKTFAKDLLAQARNSRELEVILNHTSSDEHVDKRGLLEERMNLSRLKLAIKYNQKEFVAQSNCQQFLNTVWFGQMAGYRRKHTCKKILTVLMVGIFWPVLSLCYLLAPKSRVGRIIHTPFMKFIIHGASYFTFLLLLNLYSLVYNENKKNTMGPALERIDYLLIIWLIGMVWSDVKRLWYDGLEDFLEESRNQLSFVMNSLYLATFALKVVAHNKFHDYAERKDWDAFHPTLVAEGLFAFANVLSYLRLFFMYTTSSILGPLQISMGQMLQDFGKFLGMFLLVLFSFTIGLTQLYDKGFTVNEEKDCAGIFCEQQSNDTFHSFIGTCFALFWYIFSLAHVAIFVTRFSYGEELQSFVGAVIVGTYNVVVVIVLTKLLVAMLHKSFQLIANHEDKEWKFARAKLWLSYFDDKCTLPPPFNIIPSPKTICYLFNSLSKWICSHTSSGKVKRQNSLKEWRNLKQKRDENYQKVMCCLVHRYLTSMRQKMQSTDQATVENLNELRQDLSKFRNEMRDLLGFRTSKYAMFYPRN; encoded by the exons ATGGAACGCATTCAGAACCCAGAGTACTCAACAACCATGGATGTGGCACCAGTAATTTTAGCTGCTCATCGTAACAACTATGAAATTCTCACCATGCTGTTGAAGCAAGACATATCATTACCCAAACCTCATGCtgtgggctgtgagtgcacactGTGCACTGCCAAGAACAAAAAAGATAGTCTGCGACATTCCAG GTTTCGTCTGGACATTTATCGGTGTTTGGCCAGTCCTGCCTTAATAATGTTAACAGAGGAGGATCCAATCCTACGAGCTTTTGAACTCAGTGCAGACTTGAAAGAACTAAGCCTTGTTGAGGTTGAATTCAG AAATGATTATGAGGAGCTCGCTCAACAGTGCAAAACCTTTGCTAAAGATTTACTTGCACAGGCGCGGAATTCCCGGGAGCTGGAAGTGATTCTGAATCACACCTCCAGTGATGAACATGTAGACAAGCGAGGATTGTTGGAAGAGAGGATGAACTTAAGCCGTTTAAAACTTGCAATCAAGTATAATCAAAAGGAG TTTGTTGCCCAGTCCAACTGCCAGCAGTTTCTCAACACGGTGTGGTTTGGACAGATGGCCGGCTATCGGCGCAAGCACACCTGCAAGAAGATCCTGACTGTTCTGATGGTTGGCATTTTCTGGCCAGTTTTGTCCCTGTGTTACTTGTTAGCCCCTAAATCTCGAGTAGGTCGAATAATTCACACTCCTTTTATGAAGTTTATTATTCATGGAGCTTCgtatttcacatttctgttATTACTTAATTTGTATTCCCTTGTCTACAATGAGAATAAGAAGAATACCATGGGACCAGCCCTGGAGAGAATTGACTATCTTCTGATAATATGGCTTATTG GAATGGTGTGGTCAGATGTCAAGAGGCTCTGGTACGATGGTTTAGAAGATTTTTTAGAAGAGTCCCGCAATCAGCTTAGTTTTGTCATGAATTCCTTGTATTTGGCAACTTTTGCCCTCAAAGTTGTTGCCCATAACAAG TTTCATGATTATGCTGAAAGGAAGGACTGGGATGCATTCCATCCTACCCTAGTGGCAGAAGGTCTTTTTGCCTTTGCAAATGTTCTTAGTTACCTGCGTCTCTTCTTCATGTACACAACCAGCTCCATTCTGGGACCACTCCAG ATTTCAATGGGGCAGATGCTACAAGATTTTGGAAAATTTCTGGGCATGTTTCTTCTTGTCTTGTTCTCATTCACAATTGGATTGACACAACTTTATGATAAAGGATTTActgtaaatgaagaaaaagactGTGCGGGCATTTTCTGTGAACAACAGAGCAATGACACATTCCATTC GTTTATTGGTACATGTTTTGCTCTCTTTTGGTATATATTCTCCCTGGCACATGTTGCAATCTTTGTGACACGTTTTAGCTACGGTGAAGAATTACAGTCTTTTGTGGGTGCTGTTATTGTTGGGACCTACAATGTGGTGGTTGTGATAGTATTAACTAAACTCCTTGTGGCAATGCTTCACAAAAGTTTTCAGCTGATAGCA AATCATGAAGATAAGGAGTGGAAGTTTGCTCGTGCCAAGCTTTGGCTTAGCTACTTTGATGATAAATGCACACTCCCTCCACCTTTCAACATTATACCCTCTCCCAAGACTATCTGTTACCTTTTCAACAGTCTCAGTAAATGGATCTGCTCTCATACATCAAGTGGCAAAGTGAAACGTCAGAACAGCCTAAAG GAATGGAGAAAtctgaaacagaagagagaTGAGAATTACCAGAAGGTGATGTGTTGCTTAGTCCACCGTTACTTGACTTCCATGAGACAGAAGATGCAAAGTACAGATCAGGCCACTGTGGAAAACCTCAATGAACTGCGGCAGGACTTGTCAAAATTCCGGAATGAAATGAGAGACCTGCTTGGCTTTCGGACTTCTAAATATGCTATGTTTTATCCAAGAAACTAA